The Skermanella pratensis genome has a window encoding:
- a CDS encoding CHAD domain-containing protein, with translation MGLTPAATVAESFRHIVRNCMSHALANQACAMAGLEAEGIHQMRVALRRLRSALGLFDDVIASPDARTLKDEVKWLAERLGPARDWDVLQTQFFEPYAEKQGSDEGVRLLGQAIADSRRSAHARAVEALHAPRYTTLMLGLGGWLESGRWNEGAAPDVRLLLARPMADLAGSWLDLRHRKSRKSGRQIRKLDADQRHQLRISFKKLRYAVEFFRGLYPAAAVRPYLESVETLQDLLGTLNDAAVSRRMIDALSADAGRDVRRAAGDFADWLERRMRRHMGDLPERWRDYEKAEPFWG, from the coding sequence TTGGGCCTGACGCCGGCAGCCACGGTAGCCGAGAGCTTCCGCCACATCGTGCGCAACTGCATGAGCCATGCGCTGGCCAACCAGGCCTGCGCCATGGCGGGACTGGAAGCCGAAGGCATCCACCAGATGCGGGTAGCCCTGCGGCGCCTGCGTTCCGCGCTGGGCCTGTTCGACGACGTCATCGCGTCGCCAGACGCGCGGACGCTGAAGGACGAAGTCAAATGGCTGGCCGAACGCCTGGGTCCGGCCCGCGACTGGGACGTCCTCCAGACGCAGTTCTTCGAGCCCTATGCCGAGAAGCAGGGCAGCGACGAAGGGGTTCGCCTGCTGGGCCAGGCGATCGCGGACTCGCGCCGCTCCGCCCACGCTCGCGCGGTCGAGGCCCTGCATGCGCCGCGCTACACCACGCTGATGCTGGGTCTCGGCGGCTGGCTGGAGTCCGGGCGCTGGAACGAGGGCGCCGCGCCCGACGTCCGGCTGCTCCTGGCCCGGCCGATGGCGGACCTCGCCGGAAGCTGGCTGGACCTGAGGCACCGCAAGTCCCGCAAGTCCGGGCGGCAGATCCGCAAGCTGGACGCCGACCAGCGGCACCAGTTGCGCATCAGCTTCAAGAAGCTGCGCTATGCCGTCGAGTTCTTCCGCGGCCTCTATCCGGCCGCCGCTGTCCGCCCGTACCTGGAGTCGGTCGAGACCCTGCAGGACCTGCTGGGCACCCTGAACGACGCCGCGGTGAGCCGCCGCATGATCGACGCGCTGTCGGCCGATGCCGGACGCGACGTCCGACGGGCGGCGGGCGACTTCGCCGACTGGCTGGAACGGCGGATGCGCCGCCACATGGGCGACCTGCCCGAGCGGTGGCGCGACTACGAGAAGGCCGAGCCTTTCTGGGGGTGA
- a CDS encoding M1 family metallopeptidase yields the protein MKSGLAAIGAFLWLTLAPPCLAAPASRVTHDAAIVLDPAERRLEVTDRVTVTGGGPLEFHLSPRFSPVRVEIDGRPADAAGGPARWRVPAAGTGDMRVTIRYSGILAPLDDSGSPFGGEEPGSGETGSFLPGGTGWLPRFDAERTAYRLAVRVPEGYRAAVTGDLAEETAEESVFIVDPAVEEPSLFAGRWQMRERMAGRLRLRTLFEPDLEHLSDDYLQASETYIAHFSERIGTYPFSGFSILSAPLPVGLGFAGLTYIGRQVLPLPFMRGQSLPHEILHNWWGNGVLVDYASGNWSEGLTTYMADYGLTAASDPDAAREMRFGWLRDYTALPEDRDGALAGFTARVHGAAKIVGYNKSAYVFLMLRDMLGDEAFDRGIRLIWERHRFRRAGWSDLRAAFEAASGRDLAEFFDQWVSRTGAPALRLMEAAGTRTGERYRLAVRIGQGEPAYRLEVPVVVETAEGKIRRTIPLAAGEAVGTIDLDATPLSVAVDPEYRLFRRLAPGEAAPILRDVTLDPATRLVLAGPHQDLGRALASRLMDAGAAVGGPLAGAPVAVIGITAQVYEALARLGLEPVPDRLAGKGTARVWTERMESGSPALVVAADDRAALEALLRPLPHYGRQSYLVFRGREAVERGIWPPGENPLKRAVTVD from the coding sequence ATGAAGAGCGGCCTGGCCGCCATCGGCGCCTTCCTCTGGCTGACCCTCGCCCCGCCGTGCCTCGCCGCTCCCGCCTCCCGGGTGACCCACGACGCCGCCATAGTCCTCGACCCGGCGGAGCGGCGGCTGGAAGTGACAGACCGGGTGACGGTGACCGGCGGCGGCCCTTTGGAGTTCCACCTGTCGCCAAGGTTCTCGCCCGTCCGCGTCGAGATCGACGGCCGCCCGGCCGACGCCGCCGGCGGCCCGGCGCGCTGGCGCGTTCCGGCCGCCGGTACGGGCGACATGCGGGTGACGATCCGGTATTCCGGCATCCTGGCGCCGCTCGACGACAGCGGCAGCCCGTTCGGCGGCGAGGAGCCCGGATCGGGCGAGACGGGGAGCTTCCTGCCGGGAGGGACGGGATGGCTTCCCCGGTTCGACGCGGAGCGCACGGCCTACCGGCTGGCGGTGCGGGTCCCCGAAGGATACCGCGCCGCCGTGACTGGCGACCTCGCGGAGGAAACGGCTGAGGAATCCGTCTTCATCGTCGATCCCGCGGTGGAGGAGCCGTCCCTGTTCGCCGGCCGCTGGCAGATGCGGGAGCGAATGGCCGGCAGGCTGCGGCTGAGGACCCTGTTCGAGCCCGACCTGGAACACCTGTCCGACGACTATCTCCAGGCATCGGAAACCTATATCGCGCATTTCTCCGAACGGATCGGGACCTATCCTTTTTCCGGATTCTCGATCCTCTCCGCTCCCCTGCCGGTAGGGCTGGGATTCGCCGGCCTGACCTATATCGGGCGGCAGGTGCTGCCGCTGCCCTTCATGCGCGGCCAGTCGCTGCCCCACGAGATCCTGCACAATTGGTGGGGCAACGGCGTGCTGGTCGACTATGCCTCCGGCAACTGGTCCGAGGGGCTGACGACCTACATGGCCGATTACGGCCTCACCGCCGCGAGCGACCCCGATGCCGCGCGGGAGATGCGGTTCGGCTGGCTGCGCGACTACACGGCCCTGCCCGAAGATCGGGACGGTGCGCTCGCCGGTTTCACCGCGCGGGTCCATGGTGCCGCGAAGATCGTGGGCTACAACAAGTCGGCCTACGTGTTCCTGATGCTGCGGGACATGCTGGGGGACGAGGCGTTCGACCGGGGCATCCGCCTGATCTGGGAGCGGCACCGCTTCCGGCGGGCGGGCTGGAGCGATCTGCGCGCCGCGTTCGAGGCGGCGTCCGGCCGCGATCTGGCGGAATTCTTCGACCAGTGGGTGTCGCGGACCGGCGCGCCGGCGCTCCGCCTGATGGAGGCGGCGGGGACACGGACCGGCGAACGATACCGGCTCGCCGTCCGGATCGGCCAAGGCGAGCCGGCTTACCGGCTGGAGGTGCCGGTGGTCGTCGAGACGGCGGAAGGAAAGATCCGGCGGACGATTCCGCTGGCCGCGGGCGAAGCGGTCGGGACGATCGACCTGGACGCGACGCCGCTGAGCGTCGCCGTCGATCCCGAGTACCGGCTGTTCCGCCGCCTGGCTCCGGGGGAGGCGGCGCCGATCCTGCGCGACGTCACCCTCGATCCCGCCACCCGCCTGGTGCTGGCCGGTCCTCACCAGGACCTCGGGCGCGCCCTGGCTTCCCGCCTGATGGATGCGGGAGCGGCGGTCGGCGGGCCCCTTGCCGGGGCGCCGGTCGCCGTGATCGGCATCACGGCGCAGGTATACGAAGCCTTGGCCCGCCTCGGACTGGAACCGGTCCCCGACAGGCTGGCGGGCAAGGGAACGGCGCGGGTCTGGACAGAACGCATGGAGAGCGGTTCACCGGCCCTGGTCGTGGCGGCGGACGACCGCGCGGCGCTGGAGGCTCTGCTCCGCCCCCTGCCCCACTACGGCCGCCAGAGCTATCTGGTCTTCCGGGGTCGTGAAGCGGTCGAGCGCGGCATCTGGCCGCCGGGCGAGAACCCGCTGAAGCGGGCCGTCACGGTGGATTGA
- a CDS encoding CYTH domain-containing protein, whose product MSNNRDSTTLQPTDTAPAGGELPGAASATPQAAREIELKLYVAPGNLARLVRHPALVGLQHGTTASQRLHTVYYDTPDLALAAYGVALRVRRQGAQRIQAVKTMNSGTPGDAAAVAVRREWEWQVPSDDPDISLLTLDGVREVVPQDALPAIRPMFLTDFQRTTLMLRPDPLTAIEVALDTGEIRAGVAHRPISEIELELKAGSITALFELAHDLQRIVPLRIATESKAEAGFALVTGALPRPSKAPPWA is encoded by the coding sequence CAACCGCGACAGCACGACATTGCAACCGACGGACACGGCGCCGGCGGGTGGCGAACTTCCCGGCGCGGCATCCGCGACGCCGCAGGCGGCGCGGGAGATCGAGCTGAAGCTGTACGTCGCTCCCGGCAACCTCGCCCGGCTGGTGAGGCACCCGGCCCTGGTCGGGCTGCAGCACGGCACCACGGCCAGCCAGCGCCTCCACACCGTCTATTACGACACGCCGGACCTGGCGCTTGCGGCCTATGGGGTGGCCTTGCGCGTGCGCCGCCAGGGCGCCCAGCGGATCCAGGCGGTCAAGACCATGAACAGCGGGACGCCTGGAGACGCGGCGGCCGTGGCGGTCCGGCGCGAATGGGAGTGGCAGGTCCCCTCCGACGATCCTGACATCTCCCTGCTCACCCTCGACGGCGTGCGCGAGGTCGTGCCGCAGGATGCGCTTCCGGCGATCAGGCCGATGTTCCTGACGGACTTCCAGCGCACCACCCTGATGCTCCGGCCCGATCCGCTGACCGCGATCGAGGTGGCCCTGGACACGGGCGAGATCCGGGCGGGCGTCGCACACCGGCCGATCAGCGAGATCGAGTTGGAGTTGAAGGCCGGATCGATCACCGCCCTGTTCGAGCTGGCCCACGATCTCCAGCGCATCGTGCCGCTGCGCATCGCGACGGAGAGCAAGGCGGAAGCCGGGTTCGCCCTGGTCACGGGCGCACTGCCGCGGCCGTCGAAGGCCCCCCCTTGGGCCTGA
- a CDS encoding DNA polymerase III subunit chi, translated as MTEIRFYHLQRKTLEDALPQILEKALERGWRTVVMAGSEERVEALAQHLWTYKDFGFLPHGSARDGDAEHQPVWLTTEDENPNGATVLILTDGGVSDRPDAFTLICEMFDGNDYDAVQAARRRWKQYKDDGHALTYWQQTDRGGWEKKA; from the coding sequence ATGACCGAAATCCGCTTCTATCATCTTCAGCGCAAGACGCTGGAGGATGCGCTGCCGCAGATCCTGGAGAAGGCGCTGGAGCGCGGATGGCGGACCGTCGTCATGGCCGGATCGGAGGAGCGGGTCGAGGCCCTGGCCCAGCACCTGTGGACCTACAAGGATTTCGGGTTCCTGCCCCACGGCAGCGCCCGCGACGGCGATGCGGAGCACCAGCCGGTATGGCTGACCACGGAGGACGAGAACCCCAACGGCGCGACGGTGCTGATCCTGACCGACGGCGGAGTTTCGGACCGGCCCGACGCCTTCACCCTGATCTGCGAAATGTTCGACGGCAACGACTACGACGCGGTCCAGGCCGCCCGGCGCCGCTGGAAGCAATACAAGGACGATGGCCACGCGCTGACATACTGGCAGCAGACCGATCGCGGAGGCTGGGAAAAGAAGGCCTGA